The Apostichopus japonicus isolate 1M-3 chromosome 20, ASM3797524v1, whole genome shotgun sequence nucleotide sequence ATCATTAACAGCCATTGCAATTATGCATGGTTATAAGTCATGGCATAATGTTAGACAAGACAAATAAGTTGATAGAGTTTGCGCAGAACAATGCGAGCACAAATAGCATGAGCCAAAGTTATAGGATACATGAGTTTGGCTATATATACTTAACACATTAACCTGCTTAAAGACCTTTTCTCATACAATATTTTTTGAAGATCTGCATTAAATTGACGTATGTGTCGCATTCACTCATCTCTACCATGTTCAATCCGATTCCCATATATCTCATTTCGTTTATGTTTTTCTCTATTCGTTTTTCCAGTTTAGACATTTTTTCTCAGAGGTCTATAATATACGTTTTGTCAATTGGCTTAGTAGGAAATATATAAGTAGAAAATCATATTCATGACATTTAAGAGACACTTGAACAAAAAGTAGCCGACGCAGAAGACTAATATCTTTAAGTGCATTTGAAAGTGTTTATTAATTCATTGCGCCTTACATGCAAATCTTGACCCTAAAAATGTCAAGAAAGATGTAGGCCTAaaattacaataacaaattttcaattttgtgttATATAGCTGTTCTTTTGGTTGATAGTCTTGTAGCAAGGCCAGCTCCTTTTAACACGACTTCACAAGAATGGAGAAAATGCTTTGCAATACATTATGAACGAAATACTAACATGTTTAGCATATAACCACATGATCTTAAAATGAAGCCACTAAGCTTGTGGTATTCAGTTTCGCGACACAGTCGTTTATTTACATTGAACGGGATTCTAAGTGACTTTGAGCATTGAGCTAGGGTGCCGCGAGTCTTCGGGGGTTGAGAAAGTGCACAGTGAAACGTATTAATTCATCCAATAATTATGCACACTCTCTCTAGGAAATGTCCAtgagaaatgttcttgtttatgACGGATTTAGGCCTATGCCGTACAAAGTGTGTAATTATTTTGCTCATGGAATTAATGCACCTTCCGACAGGAGATATCCTTAccatttttgtgctaaattgtGATAGTCGGGTGGTTTATTGACAGCTTTTGAGCGTTTATTTGCCTATTATTCATAAAATGTTGCCATAGTTACCAAAATCGGGTTAAGGCACTGTACAATCCTCTTAATGAAATCACTAACCGCCACTTAAAAAGACGTGCAAAGATAATCATAGTCTTGTTGTACAGTTAACTACATGCAGGGAGCTGTATCACAGGACGATGACAGTTAGACTATGGGGCATGTGGCCAAAACAGCTTTGTAAATTAATTCTTGCAGTCATCTCCTGGGGACTACATGAAATGTGGCTTAAAATGTAGGTATTGTGTGTCCTTTCAATATCCCAACAGTTCCCACTCCCAGAAATGGGGCACTTTTGAGTAAATCCcgcctaaaaacaaaacagtaaaaacaagaAGTCCTTTAAAAAGGACTGCGTGTCATGCAagtgaaatatggtattacacTGTTTCTTCAGGGATTTGACATCATACAATGACccatattgttttttaataagtaaTGATATTGGAATTGGCATCTAATAAGGACGTGCACTCCATGAAGTGTTGAAACGAAACTTCTATGATAACGCAATTCGATTGCCACACGGTCACGATCACGAATTTGGAGAAGTATGCGGTCGTCCTTCTTGTCTTTAGCAGCTGCTGCTAGCTTGCCTCCATCAGGCTGTTCACAAAGCAACaactgttcttttctttttctcctctGAGAGTCTGTATATGATTTTTCATAGCGGCAACAGAAGATGCAAATCTTTGGCAGGATGTGGGAAGGGACAGATGGCTCCTTCGTTACACCCGCAAGAGCTGAGCTAGATCGTAACACCCTCGGGGCTTGTGGTGgacagtgttcgacttatggccaaaaaattgcatagcaaccaatttcgacaattgctatacaatatttttgttgcatagcagttccccaatattgaatagcagttttgaaattaccacaaaacggaccaaatgttggcgatcaatgtattaactagaaaatgtttgtttattattattatttatactagtgttgctacgataatcgttttcaatatcggtatcggccgatatttgcaatatcggcagcatatcggtatcggtgaaattttgcctaattgccgataacagcaaaccgatattgaacttttctttttaacagcagagctacctgtacttatttatacttgcaatgatttgttaatatgcccaagacgatccatttctttagcgtcagttaaactcagattcattttcgattaatatccatggaaacctgactctccgtaacatctaaaaacacgtctacggcgcgcgaatataaccaataaccttcgtgaaccttggcctacacacagcattagtgcagcatatatacactgtactaaccattcatttcctcaaaggcctccgtgaaaaccttgaacatgatgatgcatacagtaactgcacagttcagcagtgttggaaaaccttgttcaatttcccgcgaacacactgccgatttcccgccgatgttcgcctgcctagcacgcgtaacgtgcgagcataaaggcgtggtgtccaggggcccgtcttagggctatggtggggtcatggggtagaacccctcgtggggatcctgggggcgaaagccccccgaaaattgtcattttttgcgatgtctggcgatgaaaaaattcgcagttgaggatgcaaaatactgacaactttttttatttaaattgtcacgaaactgatgaaaatttttaaatgacaagttaaagtagctatattatgttataaaatgaaaagagatttaatctgtctctCAATCTTTAAacagtgcaacttacaaaacttccgatattatgaaacaaacaacgttcagcaaagccccgtttctagactgcctaacaatgaatagcgtgcactatgcgtacatttttgcaactgcagtgtttaaccctatacccaactactgtaccacggtacatgtgctgcgaatttgcacaggtaccttcccaacaactgtgagctcatcccctgtgtaacacctgtttgttaacatttttttggcacgttgccagggaaccttttagttacgtgagatccgttaccgccgaggtggttaggctatttgctttacacttaactatggcaggatattattttttcaggttttttttcgctacacggtcaagtgaataagttgtacattgagtataaactcaataaattataacttctacattgtgatcgacagttcgtaagttaaggtttgagtgtttgctcccaaatctgactaggaatttgtatcgcacaaatcggcacaatgtgcgatgctgatttggaaacgtctcgcaagtttgtcgttttggatcgcattttgcgatgcgataccggaaaaatcgaacactggtGGTGGACGTGTTGCTTCATCACCAGTATCAATACTTGAAGTTGAAGGCTCCAATTCTGTAAAGgcacaaaagaaagaaagaaaaatatgtgtgAATTTTCGTTTTGTATTCTGTGTACAGGAAGATGATGGATATTTCAATGTagcaatgaaaataataaaaatatttacacCAAAACATCTGAAAAATTGGGCATAGCTCTGCCATGCATGATCATGCATTGGCtttatataatttatgcaaCATGATTTTTATGACCCAATATAAGGATCTAACCTAACAATATTTTACACCAAAACACATAAAGAAGTGGGATATATTGATCTGCTAATTTATATTGGGTCATTAtgacagtattttttttttaatttaatgacaTTAGCATTGCCATAGGCTAGCATGCACCACCAATCCAACACAGTTGAACACACCATACAGCCAGTGCATTTCACCCTAGCCTAAGTGTGAgcagtgagtgagtgagtgaaaaTTCTCCGTAAATGTCCATGTTTATAtgacaaaaataaagaacctACCTGATGTATGACTTGATTTGGCAGCTATTAGTTGCTTCTCTTTGCTTATTTTTCCTCTCTTCTGCTTCGATGAGTCGGTAAAATACCGATAACAAGTGTTATGACATCCACCAAATTCTGGAATTGGCAAGCTTAACACACACGGGAACCACACACACGTACTCCTATGCTCTCGCAAAAAAGCTGTTGCTATATCGGCTTGATTTCCGACCAAATCCTTCCAAATGTCCACACTTTTCAAGAATGTGGTCCACCTTGCTGTTGTAAAAGGTTTAATATCTTCTAAAACATCAGCCCAGTGAGCAAAACACCTGTTTTTGGACGAATTCAGCGACTTTCCCGCATTGCAATCCATGTTTATGTCATGTTTTGCGGCAAGCGAAGCGTCTGTGTGTACCAGCTGAGACGTAAAATAGCCGTACCGAAGCACGCTAATACAGCGACTCTGATTCGTCGATCGGCATAATTTTGATGTACAGGCAAATTATCGGACCAATCGCGTCAATGACAAATCTTAACAACCAGTGTCAATGAAACTTGCCATCTGATTGGATATTTTCGTTTCTACAATCGGGTAATTTTAACAGAAATATATTTGCCATTTTCACTAAATTTCTAAATAACGCCCCAATTCCCAGTGTGGGAAACacaaaattatgtttttaaaataatatatctaATTTTAAGATCATTTACATGTAGTCCCAAAGTGATGACAACGAGACAACCGTCCAGAACGGCTCGCCCCACCGTCTAAGTTACATGTGTTATTACAGTCGCTTTATATAGACAGAGAGGCGTGGGTTTGACTTACTTTCCATTAAGTACTTATGAAACACATTACTACACCCTTTGCCTCTTCCTTGTTGACATCGCGTCATGCATAAGCCTATACTACTTTAAGTCATACTAAATGCACATGTATTTTAATAGTTTAACATATTTCTTCCCTAGCCTATAGAAGGCGATGACGGGACAACAAAATAAGAAACGTCATTCGTAGATGTTATCTTTGAATAGCTTCCCAAATGAGGTAAGTACTTAATTAAGGAGTAAACTTCAGTTcacaacatttgaaaatttacgAACCGTTCTCCGAGTCAGTCAACTATCGCAGGTCTTAAGCTATGGACTGCCTTTTATGTGTGTATATCCTCTGCCCATCCTCCATACCCATCACCACATACCCCTTCCCTGTCTCACGTAtggaaattaaaaatttaatatatacaaTAGATTAAATTTAGTCTTATAACCCAATTAATCGTAAATTGtgcataaatataaatatttcaaactttattttatttcattgtaaTGCATTTGCTAACAGCGTATCTACAGCGGATCAATATAAGCAAGTACACATGTGTTTATAATGTGCAGCCTCGCTCCCTTACGACCATAGGCCTAAATATAGCAAACACGAATAACATTTCATGTTGATGCTGCTTAGTATGTACTCACTTATGTCGAATCGAATAACTAAACCATACTGCCTACGCGCTTATTTTTACAGTGAACTAATTAAGGAATAGTTATAAACTTAAGGAAGCCATTGGTAGAACTGGACACCAACATTACGTGTGCAAGAGATTACGGAAAGTAGGGTGAAAGGTATAAAATCTTATCAGCTATTTGGGGAAATGGCTTATGATAGTTATCTCTAGCACATAGACCAATGCTGGTTGGGTTTGCGTCTCCTTCAACGTATCATCATTCGGGGCCTCCCTGGTCGGATGCTTATACCGAGAGAGGTGGTATCtaatatatgtattaacaatGATAATTAACAAGCTCcatccctccttccctccttcCTCCTCATTCCCTCCTCATTTCCTCGTCTTTCCCTCCTCCTCATTTGATACGTGTCGGGTTCTGTCTGCAGGGTTAAGCTTGGACCAGACGGTGAATCAATGCCGTTATTATGGATGCCACTAGGAGAGATACAGCGGCGCGTCTAGCCTCCGATGAGTTGAGATCGCCTATGGAATATTTATACAAATGAATGTAATTTATCAaataatcaaaatcaaaatgcaaGAAACATATAGTGTACATGTCAATGCAACCAAACAACTGTCTTGGAGAGATCCCATGCATGTACTTTGGACTCATTTTTTATTGTGTCATTTTTAATTTGGATAGCTTATTTTGTGATATATTGGCTACAATTAGTATAAGGCCCCACTGTTGGAAGATCCAAAATTGGGGATTTGGGGTTCGGAGTGGTAGTAGTGGTGGGAAGGTGAGTTTTGTCTTAATCTGAATTATTAACATACAATAGCATATTTAACAAGAATTTGTGTACCCCTCCCACTCTCTTCCCACTCCCATCCTactcccactcccccccccccacaccgaTGGAAGATCCAAAATTGGGGATTTGGGGTTCGGAGTGGTAGTAGTGGTGGGAAGGTGAGTTTTGTCTTAATATGAATTATTAACGTACAATAGCATATTTAACAAGAATTTGTGTACCCCTCCCACTCTCTTCCCACTCCCATCCTactcccactccccccccccacaccgaTGGAAGATCAAAAATTTGGGATTTTGGGTGCGgagtggtggtagtggtgggAAGGTGAGTTTTGTCTTAATATGAATTATTAACATACAATAGGATATTTTACAAGAATGTGTGTACCCCTCCCACTCTCTTCCCACTCCCgtcccactcccacccccccccctagaaTCATCTTTGTCCTCCCTGTCCATCAACTATAGTTTTAGTAAAGCAAGTATAACGCTGCGTAGTCTACTTGTCATTTGCTCTGTATATCATATTGTAGTGGTATATTAGCACATTATATGAAAACTGTTAAAAGCTTTCGAAAGTAGTTCACTGAAGTGTCTGGTCCATTAATTCTCAGACATTTAGGATTGTTAAAATAGAGTATATAGAAATATTTCAGTGTGGGTTCATTACAATTTGAGCAGCAGTAAAATGCTTGATGAAATTTATCGGCATTTTGGCTAAACATCATGCATAGTAACGATTCACTTTCCAACGGTATCGCGATACACatctgacgatgatcacacagtcacagtctcgatgcgaGGGGAGAGATTGGGGATCAGGGTGAATGGCAGTTACGTCACACTGTCACAGTCTCGGTGAGAgggaggggactggggttgagggTGAATCAGTTGAGTCGTTCGGTTTTCGTGCCCAtgctctatcttgggtgacttttcctTTGGATAGCCATTCCTAATGTATTATGCAGCAGGAGCATGTATTTGTGACGGGAATACAGTAAACAACGATGTATACCTATGGTACATTTCATAGAACATATGTTTCCGTAGACCACCGTACTTAACTTTTTGGTACCCTCTTTTGTGCAATGAGCATGATATTGAGGTGATGTATTAACTGTCAAAATGAACGGCCTGTCGACATtacttttgttatatttaatctGATTTTGGAATTGGGGTgggaaaggggggaggggggaggtaaaCTTTCTGAAAATTCATGAAAGGAAACGGATGTAATTTGCTCTAAGATGTATGATTTTTCGCTTCCTGAAAGGGAAACTATGGCGTCAATTTTACCGATCTTGCATAATAATGAGGGGGGCCGCtcattgcaaagtcggcaatgactgcTACGCGGATCGCAAAGCCGGTTtcattcgtccaacacggcagcatacagaaacgttgtactcaaagccgaagccagaGTGATTTGAGCAGGTTACGCATCCGGAATCTATGCAtactaagttcttcaatactcCCCCTCTTTACCTTTAGGGAAACATTTTATACTGCAGTTTTGATTTGCTTGAAACTTTCTTCATGCATATGCCTCTACTTAAATGGATGGTGTTATATATGATGCATGCATGGAAGATGAATTGCTCGTGCTGAAAGTCGTTGGTTTTATATTGTAAAACTATACATGTTATTCAACACTTGGCGGTTATTTAACATTCTTACCGGAAGGTTCTGGTTCTGATTTCTctactttctcttctttttctgcGAGAGAAGGAAATTTAAAAGACGATACGCATATACGATTTCAAATTAATATGTGTCTGTTTCATGTTAGCATAGTTATCGTATTATACCACATTAACCATACAATAAGGAAAACACCACTGGACGCATGATTGAACAATTTATGATATATTTGCTAAATTATATAAGGCCATATACCGGAGGAAGATCCAAAATTTGGGATTTGCGGTGCGGAGTGCATGGTGATGGGAAGGTGATTTTTGTCTATGAATTATTAATATACAATAGGACATATACCCTCATTGCATGAGCTCAGCTATACATTTTACAAGAATTTGTGTTCCCCTCCCACTCTCATCCCCACTCCCGTCCCAGTCCCCATCCTTAGAATGCTTTTTGTCCTCCCCGTCCTTTAACTAGTTTTAGTAAAGCAAGTATAACATTGCGTTCCAGAGTATATTGTCACTAGCTATGTATCTTATTGAGGAAACACGTGGCTCTGAATTAATTAAGGCATTTGTGAACTCATGAGTCAAATTCATATAATCCCTAGTCCGACTATTCTATAGGTTTGGCCCAAAACGAAAAGTAAATCTTTGTCTTTATCGACTTTTGAGTATAAGTTTTACTCAACCTGTTAATGTTGGTTAGAGTGACGTCATGCAGTATctgctcccccacccccaccccacccgtgTCCATGCATGTTCTATCTCCGGTGAAGTTTCTTTATCTTTAAAATACTTTCTATAGCAAATCTGGAGGTAGCATCGATTTCCTTTAACTTACGAACGCGATGCATGGTTGCAACTCACAAAAGGATAATATACTATTAATAAAGACTATATAGGTAGGTATAAATTGGCTAAAAGTTTTACTTGGGGcttgtggggtggggtggggtggggtgaatCGATTCCATCCAATGTTGGTTTGAGGTTCTGTGTTTAGCATATTAGGTACACAAAGAGTATTTACCAGGTAAGGTTTCTTTAACCTTTAATTGGGTGGTTGAGAGAGTGGACCCATGTTGGTTGGTAACCTGACATTGGTAAATACCATCATCGCTCGgctgaaaaaaagaacaaagtagttttttttttatttagacaAGGATTAGAAAAGAATATAAGAACTTTCTCAGATCAATGTAATTTTTCTAAAAGGATAAATAGTCAACATTAGACGTTTACATATTAGTTATTAAAATTTCAAGTTAATGACATCACAGGTGCAATGACATACCTGAAGATGTGTGAACTTTTTCTGAATACATTCGTcaaatgtgatatttttggGAGCATGTATAAGTTGCCAACTGACATGTTCTAAacaccatatgatagctgatggttTGGACTATCATGGTTCAAATCATTGTGGTTGCTCTTGTCGCATAATTCATCCCAATTTACCAACGAATTCCTCAAACGCCTTAAGTCAACCTGAACGGTTTGGCTTCAAAAGCAGTAGTCTAATTTATACTCTTGAATATCCGATCATCAAAAACGATTAATTTTAACTCCAAACATGCCAAGAAGTACCCACATGTTGGTGTTTGTAGACaatttctctcccccccccacccctccccaatcaCGGTTGATCTATTTTGACGAATGTACATTTCGTTGATTGTGATACTTTATCAATAAGAGTGTACAACTGCAACAGCTCATTCTTTTGGACATTAATCCTAATCTAATTTGGATATAGAACGCAGACAGAATTATCTATAGACAATCTATCTTAAAGGAATACTCGACATACCATGACCCTTTTTATCAAGAGGGCGTTTTCACCCTGTTGTTGCAGGTGATCGGTTGGTATTATTGGTTCAGCGTTGTAGAACCACACGTAGGAATCACTTTGGTCGTTTGTCTCGCATCGTAAATTAACATCGGACAGTTTCCGAACTGTTGTATCTGAGTCCAATTCAGTTGTCAGGATAGGTGGCGCTGTTTAGAAGACATAAAGCTGACTATTTTATGAACACACATAATTGTCTACGTTGTGGCCTAAGTATTTGTGACGCTGACGCATGTATAAGTGCATGCTTATTATTTGACCTTTATTCTAGAATCCTAAGAAAAGGAATGAAACGGGGACAAATGATACTAGTTCTTAAGAAtgctttattcattcattcattctaatgtatggtatatattatattaggCCCATGTTAGTATATATCTGTGTGTTGGTCGAACCTAACACGCATGTTCGAAAAGCAGGAACCTCGAAATCAGCACATATAAGACGTATACATAAACGCATTCTACCCTCTGCAGGTTGATCCATTCATGACTGTAACTTACAAATAACTGTCAGAAGGGTATTTGCGGTGTCGGTGTTGCCGTCTTTCTTTCCAGTACAAGTGTACTCTCCGCTATCTTCAGGTTGAGCGTCTGGAATAATCAAACGTTCTCCCGTTTGACCTATGACCTTCGTTGGTAATTCTGCACCTGTTTTCGTCCAGCTTAGACTAGGCGCAGGTCTGAAACACAAATACTCATAAGTTATAGTACGCATAACCCTATAACCATAACCATTTGCTTCGATTTATAGGAGATGATCATAAAAAAAGAAGTCAGACAAAACGAATACATTTCTAGAGGTAACTATTATGTAGGCTTGATTACGTGTATTTAGCCAAACAAGATATTATTATCTCTGCTTTGATATCTCCGTAATCTCCTTTACAAATATATCTCATTGAAGAGATTCGGAATAAGATCGCATAGGCCTATAGTCCCATACGTTCATTAttgagaaaatatgaaaaatttcaCGTAATTATCCGACTTCAGTGACACATTACATTTACAAAGAGAACCAGAATAGGTTTTTTAATGGAAACTTGCCACTACTTTTGCATGTCGTCGGACTACACTTCTTACAAAAGTTACACTTTTAAGATGATATCGCTAATGTTCCGTATACATACGTGTTTATCTTACGGGTGCTTGTAATCAAACGTGTAAATGCATTTCTTACCTCCCAAAAAAGAAGCACTCCATTGTTGCAATTTGCCCTCTTTTTACCGTGATACTTTGAGGTAAATCAACTTTCGAAAGACTTTGAGGTGTATTTCCATCTGTGGTCGGAGAACGACGTAAGCGTTGAAAATGACAAAGCTGTGAACAGTTGTATATTTAAGTCACACcctcaaacaattaaaaccGTTAGCAGTATGAACTGATGCAAGCATCGAGAGTGTTAATACACCGTTACCCGGTGTACCATTACGTAGGGCTAACACCTTTTAAGATCAAACAGTTAAATTAAgtatttgctttgttttgtctggggactgtcattttgtaaatccgTGATATCATTGTGCCATGAGCAAAAATCTGAAACATtttacttccccccccccccggtttttttgttgttgtggaCATTTTCACACTGGACTGAATTTTACCAGTGTTGACATTAAAAACTTCAATTTGGCATCATTATGTCATGCTCGGAGTTAAAACGTTTTCGATTCAGCCTTTCCAAAACTCATCTCCATTagagaaaataaacattttcataaacgaatccaaacataaataaaatgcaACGCAAGTGGctggatgatgtcatattttagacttgaacaagtcttcCTCCTTATGAGTCAAAGAACATTAAACCTTTGATATATCACCCTCAAATGGTATAGAATATTTCTTAGCTGTTCGGGGAATCATCACAGTTATCTCTCTATCACATATTGACCAATGGTGATGGTTGTTTCTGTGTCTCCTTAGTTAGATTTTTTCTTATGTCAAACATATCTAGACCGTTCCAGCCTGATGATATCCTTACCTGTTACACTTAGCCTGCTTCGTATTGGATTTCGCTTGTAAGTTAGAAACAGAGCACCTTCATTGTCGAAACTACTTGCCACTGAACACTGATATTCGCCAGCATCGCTTTTCTCCAAATAGGCAAAACAAAGTCTTCCATCTCCCATTATAACTCTCCGTTCATCTTGAGGTACGTTTCCCATTGTTCCCACAGTCCAGATGGCACTGATTCCTATTCAATTTAAGCAACATTTggtaaataaaacagaaaattaaacgtTCCTACAGGTAAACGAGTCCTTTTGTAGTTCGGCGTCTCCCAACTTGTCATTTCTTCTTTGTGAGACACATCTATCctttaaaatcatatatatttaagatgTATAAGTCGTATATACGCTACGCCGcgactaatatatatatgacgtcatagacAATGACGAAGCTACCAGGACTAATGTAACGTGTAAACCAGTCTTTCATATAATCAATACAACCGTGATGATGTGGGAGGTTAAATCAGCCTGTATTAGTTATCAAGATGAAAGTTTGTTCTTCCTTCCATTTCATTTTAGGGTACTTTATTTATTCGTTGATTTTCGAAGACGGTATATGTCTGTCGCAATCTGGCAACTTCGTTACTTTAAAATTTCAATTATCTTATAGATTTGGACTTGAGAAATGATAAAGtgtaattcccccccccccccaaaagaaagGAACTAAGGATAAACAAAGAACGTATGAAGTTTAGTTTATCCTAAATATCTAACTAACCTGGATGGGCATCGGGTGGATGACAATCCAAGCAAACACCTGAAGACTCCTGCTCTTCAACAATAATAAGTTGACTCGTGATGGACAATTCATCAATATCTgttaaacaaacacaaaatagaAAATCAGAAGTAGGAGGCAGTTAAAGGAGAAGGAGAAGTTCAGTTTAATTATCCATTTAAtcataactaatacttacaggcTATGCTGAGTGTGGCATTATTGCTGATTATCTTCCCGAAATCATTGCCAACGATGCAGATAAAAGTATCTCCATCATTCTGTTTATTAAGTTCTCGTATTGTTAAAGCCCCATTCTCGTGGATTTGATATTGCCCatcatttgtaatattttgtccATTGTGCATCCAGGTTATCTCCGGGGTAGGTGAACCTTCCACGGTGCAGGGAAAGTTTACTTCTCTCGCTAAATTTATGAGGATAGTTTGATCTGTTGGTTCGACTGTAAGGTACAGGAAACTGTCCTCTGCACCTATTACGTATCGAAGAAACAATGTATCGGAGGTTAATATCATCTCTGAAGGAATACTGTTTAAATCAACGGGTTACAAGGTAACATGAATTTATTAGCCATATACATAAGATTACATATCCCTGAATGTATTAGCCATATACATAAGATTACATATCCCTGAATGTATTAGCCATATACAGAAGATTACATATGCCTATACGAATCTCCTGCCCCTCCTCTCTTCATCGTTCGTGCCCAATAGAAGACAAATCAAGTCGTGTAATCCTCAGCTGTTTATGGAAAGctatatttaacatttaaagttCCGAATACGGAAGAAACTGTATGACTTCGTCACTTCCGGTAGACTGAAAAAAAATACCCCGACAAAACTAACCCTTGTTAGATGATGCTGCGGCGATGATTGTCATGCAAATGAATTTCACCGCCAAGGAACGCCGCTGATTAATCGCCATGTTGGATGTATACTCTGAAAATAACACAGAACAATAAGACAGAAGGAGAAATGAgatgaaaacaaatgtttaatGATTTGTGTCTAAATATTGAGGCTATATATAATTGTTAG carries:
- the LOC139960802 gene encoding uncharacterized protein, with product MDCNAGKSLNSSKNRCFAHWADVLEDIKPFTTARWTTFLKSVDIWKDLVGNQADIATAFLREHRSTCVWFPCVLSLPIPEFGGCHNTCYRYFTDSSKQKRGKISKEKQLIAAKSSHTSELEPSTSSIDTGDEATRPPQAPRVLRSSSALAGVTKEPSVPSHILPKICIFCCRYEKSYTDSQRRKRKEQLLLCEQPDGGKLAAAAKDKKDDRILLQIRDRDRVAIELRYHRSFVSTLHGVHVLIRCQFQYHYLLKNNMGHCMMSNP
- the LOC139960797 gene encoding contactin-5-like isoform X2; amino-acid sequence: MAINQRRSLAVKFICMTIIAAASSNKGAEDSFLYLTVEPTDQTILINLAREVNFPCTVEGSPTPEITWMHNGQNITNDGQYQIHENGALTIRELNKQNDGDTFICIVGNDFGKIISNNATLSIAYIDELSITSQLIIVEEQESSGVCLDCHPPDAHPGISAIWTVGTMGNVPQDERRVIMGDGRLCFAYLEKSDAGEYQCSVASSFDNEGALFLTYKRNPIRSRLSVTDGNTPQSLSKVDLPQSITVKRGQIATMECFFFGRPAPSLSWTKTGAELPTKVIGQTGERLIIPDAQPEDSGEYTCTGKKDGNTDTANTLLTVISPPILTTELDSDTTVRKLSDVNLRCETNDQSDSYVWFYNAEPIIPTDHLQQQGENALLIKRVMPSDDGIYQCQVTNQHGSTLSTTQLKVKETLPEKVEKSEPEPSGDLNSSEARRAAVSLLVASIITALIHRLVQA
- the LOC139960797 gene encoding contactin-5-like isoform X3, producing MAINQRRSLAVKFICMTIIAAASSNKGAEDSFLYLTVEPTDQTILINLAREVNFPCTVEGSPTPEITWMHNGQNITNDGQYQIHENGALTIRELNKQNDGDTFICIVGNDFGKIISNNATLSIAYIDELSITSQLIIVEEQESSGVCLDCHPPDAHPGISAIWTVGTMGNVPQDERRVIMGDGRLCFAYLEKSDAGEYQCSVASSFDNEGALFLTYKRNPIRSRLSVTDGNTPQSLSKVDLPQSITVKRGQIATMECFFFGRPAPSLSWTKTGAELPTKVIGQTGERLIIPDAQPEDSGEYTCTGKKDGNTDTANTLLTVISPPILTTELDSDTTVRKLSDVNLRCETNDQSDSYVWFYNAEPIIPTDHLQQQGENALLIKRVMPSDDGIYQCQVTNQHGSTLSTTQLKVKETLPGDLNSSEARRAAVSLLVASIITALIHRLVQA
- the LOC139960797 gene encoding contactin-5-like isoform X1; translation: MAINQRRSLAVKFICMTIIAAASSNKGAEDSFLYLTVEPTDQTILINLAREVNFPCTVEGSPTPEITWMHNGQNITNDGQYQIHENGALTIRELNKQNDGDTFICIVGNDFGKIISNNATLSIAYIDELSITSQLIIVEEQESSGVCLDCHPPDAHPGISAIWTVGTMGNVPQDERRVIMGDGRLCFAYLEKSDAGEYQCSVASSFDNEGALFLTYKRNPIRSRLSVTDGNTPQSLSKVDLPQSITVKRGQIATMECFFFGRPAPSLSWTKTGAELPTKVIGQTGERLIIPDAQPEDSGEYTCTGKKDGNTDTANTLLTVISPPILTTELDSDTTVRKLSDVNLRCETNDQSDSYVWFYNAEPIIPTDHLQQQGENALLIKRVMPSDDGIYQCQVTNQHGSTLSTTQLKVKETLPEKEEKVEKSEPEPSGDLNSSEARRAAVSLLVASIITALIHRLVQA